CAGGTTAATTGTGTAGCGAAAAAGATAGCTTTCAGGAGTAGGAATTGTTTGCAGTTATTGCTTGCACCGCCTACATTTGCGATCGTTTTTTCTAAACCACACACATGAAAATTGACCAAAAATGTTGTCTATGGACAGTAGCTGGCCTCCTTCTTTTTATAGGGGTCTCGGCTACAGATAAGGCAAATGCACAAACAAAACCGGAAGATCCGTTAATGAGAATTTACAGGGAAACACCTGTCAGAATTAACGATCTTATCCATACCAGACTGGATGTTAGTTTCGACTATAAAAAGCGCCATTTGTATGGCAAAGAATGGGTGACCATTAAACCGCATTTCTATCCAACTGATACTTTGAGACTGGATGCAAAAGGAATGGATATTAAGACAGTAGCCATTGTGAAAAATGGAAAAAATGTTCCTTTAGATTATAAGTATGACCAGCTTTCACTAGCTATAAACCTGGATAAGGTTTATAAGAATACTGAAAATTACACACTTTATATTGAGTATACAGCTAAACCGGATGAGCCTAAGCCGGGGAAAGACCTTGCTACCTCTGAGTCGAAAGGTCTTTATTTTATCAATCCTGACAGTACCGTAAAAGATAAGCCTGTACAGATCTGGACAGATGGTGAACCTGAAAATTCTTCTGCATGGTTCCCTACAATCGATAAGCCCGGTCAGAAGACTACTGATGAAATTAATATGACAGTGCCTGCAAAATATGTTACCTTATCTAATGGCAGACTGGCATCTCAGAAAAAGAACGCTGATGGTACAAGAACTGATACCTGGAAAATGGAATTACCGCATTCTCCTTATCTGTTCATGATGGCTGTTGGTGATTTTAAAATTTACCATGATAAATGGCGGGGCAAAGAGGTGAATTATTATCTGGAACCTAAGTATGCCCCTTACGCGAAAGAAATTTTTGGCGATACGCCTGAAATGATGGATTTCTTTTCGAAAACGCTGGGCGTTGATTATCCATGGAATAAATATTCGCAGATTGTAGTACGTGATTACATCAGTGGGGCCATGGAAAATACGACAGCAACTTTGCATGGTACTTATATCCAGGGGACGACACGTGAACTGGCAGACCGTTATTATGATGCAGGAAGAAGTACGATTGCGCATGAACTATTTCACCAGTGGTTTGGCGACTATGTAACCGCAAAAAGCTGGAGTCATATTACAGTTGGTGAGTCTTTCGCTAATTTTAGTGAGGTCCTTTGGGCGGAGCATAAATATGGACAGGATGTTGCTGATGATCACAACAATGCAGATCTTGAGTTATATCTGGATAATCCTGAATATGCGGATAAGGATTTAGTCCGTTTTTATTACCGTAAAATCGAAGATGTTTTTGATCCGGTAAGTTATCAGAAAGGTGGCCGTATTTTAAACATGCTGCGTCAATATTTAGGGGGTCAGGCTTTCTATAAAGGATTGAATATATACCTTAAAACTAATGCTTTTAAAACAGGGGAGACTCAGCAGTTGAGATTAGCTATGGAAGAAGCCAGTGGCAAGGATTTGAACTGGTTCTTTAACCAGTGGTATTTTGGTGCAGGACATCCTTTCTTAGATATTAGTTATAAATGGGACGGGAAGACACAAACTGTTTATTTGAACCAGACCCAGCAGGGGAAAGCTTTTATTCTGCCTTTGTCTATTGATGTGTATATGGGTGGCAAAAAGGAACGTCATATGATCTGGATGAATAGTAAGTCTGATACTTTGAGTTATCAGCTTTCTGCTAAACCGCAATTGGTTAACGTTGATGCAGACAAGAATACACTTAGTCAGAAAACTGATCATAAAAGTATAGAGGAGTTTTTATTTCAGTACCAGAATGCTCCGTTATATATGGACAGGTATGAGGCTATTAATGCAGCTGTAGCGAATAAAAAAGAGGAAGCTGCGCAGAAAATATTAGTGCTTGCGTTACAGGATAAGTATTATGGATTGCGCTTGAAAGCGCTGAATAGTATAGATCCTGAGAATAATAGTTTGAACGAAGCGGCTCTTCCTGTTATCTTAAAGCTGGCTAAGAGTGATGAAAATAACCTGGTTAAAGCAGCAGCTATTCAGTTAATTGGTAATGCTAAGATTGCGCCGCAACAATTGGAACTTTTCAGGTCTGAGTTGAAAAATCAGTCTTTTGCTGTTATGGGTGCTTCGTTGAGTGCATTTGCTGATGTAGACCATGCGGAAGGTTTAAAAATGGCTAAAACTTATGAAAAAGGGAGTACTGATCGTTTAGTTTCAGCTATCATTGGTGTTTATGGCAAGTATGGACAGGATACGGAATGGGAATATGTCTATAAGAATTTTCAAGAGGCAAATTCACGGAGCAAGATCGCAATGATGAAGGATTTTACGGGTATGCTTGCAAAGTTGAAAAATCCTGAGTATACGCAGCAAGGTGTTACGGTTGTTAAGAATTTTGGAATAAGACTGAAGGAATATGGTTTTGGAGATAAAGCGATTGAAGATCTGAACCGTGTTAAAGAAGGCAGGAAGAAATTGAATGACGATGCTTCTGTTCAGTTTATTGAAGGCGCGATCAAGGAGATCAAAGAGGCAAAATAAGGTTTAGTAATGGGATTTGAGTTCTTATCTCAAATCCCATTTAATAAATTCAGAGCTAATGATTAAAGGCATTGTCAACAAGAAATGTATCTTCATGTAAATGCATTTTGTAGATTTTGCCATCTGCAATTGCCAGATGCATTGCTATAGGTGTTTTGAAATGTCTTCCGGTACTTGCTATGACATGAGAAAAGGAACCTAATATTACGGCCTCATCTCCATCTATGAAAATTTTCTCAATTTCGACCTTGCTTTTTTCAACTTCATAATATGGCCACATAATATTCAGGTACTCCGCTACTTCTGAGCGTTTTGACCTTCTGCCAGTCCGATTATGAAGATTATCTTACCTTTTGTTCATTTGGTTAATTTAGCATATGTGTTCAGAAGTTCATTTATCTATTGGATGGCTAATTTGAAATTTCAACTAACTCAGAGTCTATCCTCCAATATGGATTAGCTCGTTACTCTCGCTAATCCCTTTTGAGGCTTCAATCAAAAATGCTTTTCGCTTTGCTCAATGGCAATTTTTTGTTTTTAATATGGCCTCTGAGGGATCAAGTCATAAGCTTGTGGATTAGGGATTAAATTTCAAGTTTTAGGTTTGATATTTTCTTAGTCAAAGCAGATGGTTACGATTCTTTAATAAGCCAATTACTTCCTGATTTTATAGTTCAATTTATCATTATTAAACACCCTGATTACTTTGATAAGAGATCGGCCAACGCTTCAGCGGAATTCTTAGGGGGAGGAAAGATCCTGATTTTTCCAGGCTTGCAACTTTTACGAAAGTTCTCTGATGCCTTTCGGTTTCCATTGATTGTTTCATTGTGCCCAGTACAGAACTTTTGAAACAACCTGTACTCCAAACTGCTGCTTTAAAAATGAAATCGCCCAGGATTCCCTTTACAAATTTACCCCTTAAACTTCCCATAATAAATAAATGCTTTTCCACCAATGTAAGCTATTAGCGTTAAAGATTATCCTGATGCGTAAAAAATGTCCGCAATTGTCCGCAGCTGTCTGCAATTGTCCGCAGTTGTCCGTAGGTTAGTCAAAGGGGAAATTATAATTTCATTAATCTTCATCCGGTTATGACCTGGTTGTGCCTGAGTGGTGGTCGGGATGACACCAGATTGAGAACAGGCTTTAAGCATACTTACTCTAAGTCATTTCAACTAGTTGTTTTGACTTGGACTTGCCATGGACTCACGTTACTTTAGCATTGCTCTTACCCTAACGAGTACTCGGGCAGTACTCGGACAGTACCCGGCCGATATAGAGTTATTATTTAGCTATTTTGAATTTATTTACTAATAGCCCGGCCTTGTTTCGGCTGAGTCATTCCCATGCAAATTAAAAGCTTTCAGCGCAACTTCCAGAGGCATAAGAGCATCCGTGATCTCAAAGACTTTCTGTTTAGCGTGTCAAAAATTTATGCTTAAAAAAGAGCCTGCTCCACAAGTTGATGACTTGATCCGGGATTAGCTCGCTGCTCTCGCTGATCTCTTTTGGGGGAGGCTTCACTAACTTAAAATCCCGCTTTAAAGTATTGTGTCGAGGGGTAGAGATTGGTGACTCACCGAATCACTCACCGATCTTAATATCTTTTATAGCTGCAAATGCTGTATAATAAATTTAGGTATAAATGTTTTAAAACAAAATCTTCTCCAACATGATAGGTCGCAGAAATTTCGTGCTCAGAAAGTTTGTCTTTCGGACATAATTCATTAAAAACTAATAGAGTGTTTTCCTAAAAAAAATTAACTTTAATCATTCTGGGAAGACCTAAAAAAACAATCCCCGAAAATTTTATCAAGGATGTACGTCGCAGTACCCGATGAATCTTCACTGCAGAATAGAAATTTTGATTGTGATGGAAGCGCTACGTGCAGAGAATTCTATCGCCGAGATCTGTCATAAGCACAGTATTAAACGAATACAAATTTACAGAAATTTTTATTAAGTGGTAGCAATGAAAGCGCAAGAACTAAGAGCAGGAATAATCGCAGTATTTTTTATAAATTTGTATGATCTTATAATTGGCATAGGTTGACCGAAAACACTGGCATCAATATTCCGAAATGCCCAAGTGATTAAATATTGAAGCTGTAATCTTGCAAGATAATACCGAAATTAAAAAAATGGTTAAAAACCGTCCTTCGCTCATAATGAGAATACCAAAAATATTTTTAAAAACAATCATAGGAATTGTAGCCATAATCGCTATCCTACTCATCACGACATTCCTGATTCATCAAGTCAATTCAAGCATCGAAGCTGATAAAATTGAAGATTATGGTCAAAAAATAAAAATTTTTGACGGTACAATGAATATTACAATAGATGGCCATGATCCAGACACGATTGTGTTACTCACCGGATTTGGAACAGCAAGCCCAAGATTAGATTTTGAACCATTAATCAGAGAATTAGACAAAAAGTATACAGTGATCACGATTGAACCTTTTGGTTATGGATTGAGTAGTGAAACAAATCGTGAACGCAGTTTGAATAATATGTCGGAAGAAATCCATGAAGTTGTGAAACAATTAAATCTTAATCGTTTTATATTAATGGGGCATTCCATTGCTGGGCTTTACAGCTTAGCATACATTAACAATTATCCAGGTAAAGCAATCGCATTTGTAGGTATTGATACCAGTGTGCCAACACAACCTTGGCCGGGTTATAATTCGGCACCTATGGATTTTTTAGCCAAAGCAGGTGTAATGCGTGCATTTTTAAAGTTTTTTGGAAATGAAAAACCTAAAGAAGAATCAGAAGTACACCGTTTTGAACAAGAACACATGATTACGATGAAAGTAACCGGAAACAATACTTTGCACAGAGAAGCAACTTCATTAAGTAATAGTTTTAAAGATGCTCAAAAATTATCTTTCCCGAAGGATTTACCGGTTTTATTATTTGCAGACGAAAACTCAGCTGTCAAAGGCTGGACAGAACTGCATCAAGCGCAAGCCAACAGCGTGGATAAGGGAAAACTAATCTTATTGCCTGGTTCTCATTATCTACATCATACACAATCTAAACGAATTGTAGCAGAACTTGAGTCTTTTTTAGGAAAATAAAATAATTGATCCCGTCGTAGCGCTTCCTTGTTTGAAGTGTATAATAACAGCAATTAAATGTGTATAACATTCACTACTTGGATGATCCCGGTAAATCACACGAAGAAAAAAGTTCACAGTGATCAAGGTGACCTGGCTATTCAGGTCCCCAGGGATCGAGATGGTTCATTCAACCCAATTATTGTTCCCAAACGACATAACATGATTGACGGGGTTGAAAAAGTAATCGTATCGCTGTATGCAAAAGCTATGAGTGTGTCTGATATTGAAAACATGATGCGCGATGTTTAGTATACCTTATCGTTTGGATGGTTGTATATCAAATAGATATACGAAATTCGGTGAGTCGTGTCGATTTCCAAAACTACTCACCGAGTCGCTCACCTACAGGATGGGAAACGGTGCATATTTTGGATACCTCTGAAATGCAAAAAGCCTGCTATCGTATGATTTGCAGGCTTTTTGTTGGTTTTGAGACCTTATTGGCGGAGAGTGGGGGATCGACCAAAACCGATTTTAAATTTCTTTAGCCCGTATTTTATATCTTTTTTGTTCTTAGGGCACCTGATTGGGCCACCAGCAAAACAACACAAAATTGCTATTCCTTGTATATTCCAAAATATGCAAATATTGGAATTAGGCAAATAGTACCATTTTTTAATATAATTTGTTTTATAGTTACATGTTTTGTAGTGAAGGTTGTAAAAAAGAAATAGGTGTATTTTGTATATGGACGCAACTGATCTATGATCCTGATTTAAGCATTAACCCGGCGAATAAAGCGCTCAAAAGGAGAAATAAGAAAAGAAAAATCGGGACTTGGAGTTTATTGAATAGCTACAGCCGATTCCTCAGATAGGTCCTTGTAATATTGTTCAATACTCCATTTGATACCCCATTGACTTACATATTCTTTAATAGGAGATAAACCTACTTTTGTACGTCTCTTATCTACATTTTCAGGATCTACAAGTGGCTGAATATAGTACTTACCAGTTTTATTATTGCGCATAATCTGGCTTCCATAAATTTGCTTTTTCCCTTGTCGAAGAGAAACTCTATCTTCTAGTAATGCCAATCTTGACGATAGTGCCTTTCCCTGCTTGACAGCAGTTCTGAGCAGAGGTAAATATTTTAATTGTGTAGCTAGGTCAGAATGTTGAATAACGAGGAATAGCGCGTCACTACCTCGCTCACCTACCACATCTTTGCTCAACCATCCGTATTTATCAAGGATATATTTAATTTTTTTTATGTTCATAGAGTCGTTTTTCGCCATTTGCGCTAGATTTAAGCGCATTTGAGTCGAAGACCATCCGTATTTCTTTTCTATTTCAGCAAGTTGAAGTCTGGGAATCTGATCGTCTTGATTTACTGTGTCTAAGATTGCAACTAATGATCTATTGAGATTTTTGAACTTTAGGCTTAGATACTTATCTTCTTTTCGCTGATTGATCTTCACATTGGTCAAAATCTTCTTCCATCTTTTATCCATTTTTAAACTGTAAAATGCAGTATCTGTAGATATCTCTGTATATCGACAATAATTGCCTTTTAAACTTCTTTCAAGCTGATAATAAGCAGAGTCAATTTCTCCACCTAGTGCCCAGGATTTTGCTGCACTATATCTATCGTTTACAAACCCTAAATTATGATTTGAGAGAAAAGCCTTTGTGTAAGATTCAGCTGATTTAATATATTCTTTTTTCTGGAAAAGCTGTTTTGCCGTATCGATATAAAGAGAATAATCTTTTGATATCTGAGCAAGGGAATTTGTTGTTAACAAAGTCCCTAAAGTAATAATCAAAATATAGATATTTAATCTTTTCATCTTCCATTACACCAATTATTATAATCTATAATCGAATTTCTATTAACTGGATTTAGATATAAAGTTTCAAATCTATATAAATATTATTACAATAAATTCGATAAAACATGTTAATCAATTGATTTTTAGATATATGAAATCTAAATAGATTTAGTTACCATCAAATTTTACAAAATAGAGTTATTATTTGAAACAAGTTACTATTTCTCTTCCCATGTTTCTAAATATGGATTATAATTGCATTTAGCTGGTTTTGATAGCACATCAATTGTTGATATAAATGCCCTGCAATCTGTACAGATATAGCGAAATTCACAATCCTTGCAGATATTTATTTGATTCTTGTTAATCGACCAGACTTTTTTAAACTCTTTCATTCTTATAACCTCCTTTAAAGTCTGGAATTTTATATTTCCATATGAAAGGCTCATTGATGGACAATTTTTGATGTTGCCAGATTTATCTATGGAAATTTTTCTATTTAAACAGCTATTAAATAGTTGTGCCTCGCTAAAAGATTCAATATTTAAAGTAAAATAGCTTTTTGATATTACACCACAATGATACTCATCATTAATCTGATCTTCAGTAAAGAGTATATAAGTGCAAGGTAAGGACTCATTCTCTAAAACGCTGTTCTGTGGAGCAGAATGAAAAATAACCAAACTAAGTCTTAGGTTAGAACTGGCAAAAGATATATATTCTTGCTTTGTTGTAACTTTAATTGGATAAGGGATAATGACCTCTAAGGATGTTATTGAACTCGATTCCGTAAACGCTAAAATTTCAGATACTTCATTTAATGTAGTTTCAGTAAAGAATCTAAGTTGCAAAGCCTTGCAACCCAAGTCTTCAAGTTGAATAAAGATGTCAGGGAAATTATGGTTAGAATCAATACCTACATCAATTATTGCATTTGTAATAATCGAAGGGCTTTCCCAATGGAGATCTAATTTAGGGAAGAGTCCCAGCTCTTCAAATTCGCAGAAGAAAATATACTCCTCAGAAGATAAAAAATGGAAATACTCCTCTAGAATTTCTTTATTTTCAGCACCATAAAAACTAAAAATATCATTAATCGATAAATCACTTTGCTCGGAAAGAATTTCATAGAGGTCATT
The sequence above is drawn from the Pedobacter cryoconitis genome and encodes:
- the gwsS gene encoding grasp-with-spasm system SPASM domain peptide maturase, which produces MSNQLLDKSHFKLYANCIPVKGASRSIICDIQRGRYNFITNDLYEILSEQSDLSINDIFSFYGAENKEILEEYFHFLSSEEYIFFCEFEELGLFPKLDLHWESPSIITNAIIDVGIDSNHNFPDIFIQLEDLGCKALQLRFFTETTLNEVSEILAFTESSSITSLEVIIPYPIKVTTKQEYISFASSNLRLSLVIFHSAPQNSVLENESLPCTYILFTEDQINDEYHCGVISKSYFTLNIESFSEAQLFNSCLNRKISIDKSGNIKNCPSMSLSYGNIKFQTLKEVIRMKEFKKVWSINKNQINICKDCEFRYICTDCRAFISTIDVLSKPAKCNYNPYLETWEEK
- a CDS encoding M1 family metallopeptidase, producing the protein MKIDQKCCLWTVAGLLLFIGVSATDKANAQTKPEDPLMRIYRETPVRINDLIHTRLDVSFDYKKRHLYGKEWVTIKPHFYPTDTLRLDAKGMDIKTVAIVKNGKNVPLDYKYDQLSLAINLDKVYKNTENYTLYIEYTAKPDEPKPGKDLATSESKGLYFINPDSTVKDKPVQIWTDGEPENSSAWFPTIDKPGQKTTDEINMTVPAKYVTLSNGRLASQKKNADGTRTDTWKMELPHSPYLFMMAVGDFKIYHDKWRGKEVNYYLEPKYAPYAKEIFGDTPEMMDFFSKTLGVDYPWNKYSQIVVRDYISGAMENTTATLHGTYIQGTTRELADRYYDAGRSTIAHELFHQWFGDYVTAKSWSHITVGESFANFSEVLWAEHKYGQDVADDHNNADLELYLDNPEYADKDLVRFYYRKIEDVFDPVSYQKGGRILNMLRQYLGGQAFYKGLNIYLKTNAFKTGETQQLRLAMEEASGKDLNWFFNQWYFGAGHPFLDISYKWDGKTQTVYLNQTQQGKAFILPLSIDVYMGGKKERHMIWMNSKSDTLSYQLSAKPQLVNVDADKNTLSQKTDHKSIEEFLFQYQNAPLYMDRYEAINAAVANKKEEAAQKILVLALQDKYYGLRLKALNSIDPENNSLNEAALPVILKLAKSDENNLVKAAAIQLIGNAKIAPQQLELFRSELKNQSFAVMGASLSAFADVDHAEGLKMAKTYEKGSTDRLVSAIIGVYGKYGQDTEWEYVYKNFQEANSRSKIAMMKDFTGMLAKLKNPEYTQQGVTVVKNFGIRLKEYGFGDKAIEDLNRVKEGRKKLNDDASVQFIEGAIKEIKEAK
- a CDS encoding alpha/beta fold hydrolase, yielding MQDNTEIKKMVKNRPSLIMRIPKIFLKTIIGIVAIIAILLITTFLIHQVNSSIEADKIEDYGQKIKIFDGTMNITIDGHDPDTIVLLTGFGTASPRLDFEPLIRELDKKYTVITIEPFGYGLSSETNRERSLNNMSEEIHEVVKQLNLNRFILMGHSIAGLYSLAYINNYPGKAIAFVGIDTSVPTQPWPGYNSAPMDFLAKAGVMRAFLKFFGNEKPKEESEVHRFEQEHMITMKVTGNNTLHREATSLSNSFKDAQKLSFPKDLPVLLFADENSAVKGWTELHQAQANSVDKGKLILLPGSHYLHHTQSKRIVAELESFLGK
- a CDS encoding DUF6624 domain-containing protein yields the protein MKRLNIYILIITLGTLLTTNSLAQISKDYSLYIDTAKQLFQKKEYIKSAESYTKAFLSNHNLGFVNDRYSAAKSWALGGEIDSAYYQLERSLKGNYCRYTEISTDTAFYSLKMDKRWKKILTNVKINQRKEDKYLSLKFKNLNRSLVAILDTVNQDDQIPRLQLAEIEKKYGWSSTQMRLNLAQMAKNDSMNIKKIKYILDKYGWLSKDVVGERGSDALFLVIQHSDLATQLKYLPLLRTAVKQGKALSSRLALLEDRVSLRQGKKQIYGSQIMRNNKTGKYYIQPLVDPENVDKRRTKVGLSPIKEYVSQWGIKWSIEQYYKDLSEESAVAIQ
- a CDS encoding transposase: MIPVNHTKKKVHSDQGDLAIQVPRDRDGSFNPIIVPKRHNMIDGVEKVIVSLYAKAMSVSDIENMMRDV